DNA sequence from the Sceloporus undulatus isolate JIND9_A2432 ecotype Alabama chromosome 4, SceUnd_v1.1, whole genome shotgun sequence genome:
CACATAGTGAAATGTAAGATTGTGACCATGTGAGTGCTAAAATTATTTTAGAGACAGTGCAAGGCTTTTTAACACCCGAAGCAGCCCAACTGCATGGCCCTGCAGCAAGACAAGAGCACTTCAACCTTCCCCACCAACTATTTGAGTAAGATCAATGTGAACCCCAAGGAAGTCCTAGTAATACCAAACATTTGCATGGTTGGACTTTCTCTGTGCATTGGTTTGTCTTCATATACAATTGACTACTTTATTGGTAGCATTtcattgggaattgtttttaacgctattttaaggtgggagggagatagggaattggatttgatGTTTTGCTATGCTTTTACTGGTGGCttgctgtgttgtatttttatcgTTCTTaagtttgttgttacctgccttgatccaatacagggagaggcgggatacaaattattattattattattattattattatttacatcatTATGATCACTACTACTTAAAGAGCCTTTTTCCCCTGAGGCCTATTAAGCTCACACCCAGACTGGCTTCTGTTTTGTTGTGCAATTTTGCTACTTCACAACACTGTCCTCTAAAAATTGTTGTGTTCAATCTTTTACACAGGTATGACTTTCAAACTCAATATATTTCATGTGTgatatgtcacacacacacagagtaattctttctcctcacatttccTGCAGTTGCACTGAGTTTGTGGCCAAAGAAAACTCATAGCAATGCAATGGCATGCCTCCTCAGTAAGGAAGCTTTCTTGAGTTCAGATGAGTTGTTTCCTCCAGATAAGTGCATATAGAAATGCAGTTTACTACTGGTTGATGTTCATACTTACTTGTGACACATATACTCTTATCTGAAACCTGCAAAAAATTGCAACAAatgtcatttcccccccaattAGCCATTAAATGATAGTATGGACGCCTGTCATTTGAACCCCCACTTTAGTAGTATCTGTCATCTGTGCAAGGAGCATTTAAATGCCATTTAGCAGATACTAACCGTAGTGTTTTGTAAGAAACTGCATACTAAGTTGTTCAGTAACAACAAATACATAGTCCAAGTACATTTCAAaggttgttttttattattattattgttgtttttagaaaTGCTGTAAAAATCTTATATATAAAAGTTCTGAGCATATTCAGTCTTATTATCTTTTTCCTCTTGCGGTTTACAATATAAAGTGTTTCCAGAAGTCTGAAAATCATTTCTTTGGGGCAGTGGCGGCGGTGGGGAGGGATATTTTACAAAGTACCGTAGCTGCGTCCGTAAGAGATgtagaaaaacagcaacaacaaaagtctcattacaaaaaaggaaaaattataataatttagGAAGAAAGAATAgcttttttccacttttttttggcaagttttgtaGTTGAAAGACCCAAGCTTAACCCATTTCCAAAGTAAAACTAAGGCACCTGCAAAAGGCACACCACCTTCTCAGGGCATGGCTCTGTCTGGCTTCCCAGGCCCCAAAGTCAGGCTGCCCCACTTTGGGGGGAAGAGCCCTGGCTCAGCAGACCCAAAGGCCAGGGAGGGCCTGGGGAGCAGggcaggaagaagagggagagccAGGCAGGGTCCCCTCGCAGTCCCTTTGGGGCAGGCTCTCCAGGCGCTTTGACACACTGCCTGACTGGGCTCTTTCCTGCCCCTTTTGCCCACTTCTGGGCAAAATGTTTCTGCTCACTTTTAGGCACAGTTTCCAGAGAGTTTGGTGCAGAGTCTCCAGGCGCTTTTGTGGACAGTCTCTGGACAACACACATCTCCGGACACTTCGGGGCGCTTTTCTGCAGAGGCTTTGGTGCCCTTTGCCCAATGTTGCGGAGTCCCTAGAGAGCTTCCCAGCCCCTGGATCCCTGCGGCTTTCTTTCTCTGAGGTATTGGCTTtcgagggaggggagaggggggagCCCGGAGGCGGAGGGGAAGGGCCTGGGCCTCCCTGCTCCTCCTCGCGGGCGACTACCGTCCTGGGGCCGGGAGGGCTCCGGGGAGGAAGGCTCCGGGGGGCACCTGCTTGAAGTAGTGCCGGAGGTGGCCCAGGTCCCGGCTGAGCTGCTCGACCTTCTTGTGGAGCCTCTCGTTCTCGGAGGAGAGCTCCACCAGCTTCTGCTGCATCTCCTGGTTGCGGCGCTTGGCCTTGTCCCGGCTCTTGCGGACGGCGATGTTGTTGCGCTCCCGGCGCTGGCGGTACTCCGGGCTGAAGCGGTCCAGGCACTTCTTCCCCGACGAGGAAGAGGCCGAGGGACGGGGCGCCTTCCCCGCCAGAGAAGAGgacgaggaggacgaggaggaggaggatcggCTGCTGCAGCTGGAGGGCGAGGCGCTGCCCTGGAGGGGCTCCGGGGAGGCCGGCGGCGTGGGCTGCCCCGGCAGAGAGACCACCGTCTGGGCGCAGGCGGCGATCTGCGAGGGGAGCAAGgaagcctcctcttcctcttcctcccagtcGGGCTCTTGCTTGACGGCGGAGGTGCTACTCCTGGGAGGGAAGCCGGAGTGGAGGAGGctggccagggaggaggaggagggcggcgggGGCAGCTCCAGGTACTCGCCCAGGCCCCCCTTGTGGCTGCTGTTGAAGAGGTCCAGGAAGAGCTCGTCGTGGCACAGCTCCAGGGTGGGCACCGAGGACACTCCGGGCCCCGAGGCAGACCCCGCCGCTGCAGCCATGGAGTCGATGTAGGCGCTGAAGTCAATGGCGCTCTCCTCCTCGTACATCGACGGCGCCGCCGCGCTCAGCTCCGCCAAGTCCCGGCTGCCGCTGCTGTTACTAGCGGgagtagaagaggaggaggagaggcccacTCCGGCTCCATCCTCGAcggctgccgccgccaccgctttGCAAGAAGGGCTCAGCCCCGCCGCGCTCTCCAGCCCCGGAGCCTCGTAGAAGTTGGCCGGCTCCAGGGACCAGGTCCGGAAGCAGGGCAGGGAGGGCTCCAGGGCGTCCAGGGAGGCCAGCGCAGCCGAGGCCGAGAAGGAGGAGCAGCTCATCGGGGAAGAGAGGCGCGGGAGCGCGAGGGAGACCCCAGCCCGcgcccttttcttcctcctcctcctcctgcttgtccttcttgctccccggcgGCAacactccctccttctcctccttcttccccgaCGGCGCTAGCCTCTTTCCGGCTCACCTGGGGCCCAAAGGTGGGTCTTGCCCCCGCTTTTGCGACCCAAGTTATAAGGGATACATATCTAGATGGACGGAAGGAAAGGTGCCTCTTGTCTCTTCTCTCCTGGAGGGCGAGGGAGGAGTGGCTGCTGCGGAGGCTGCGGGGCAGGaaggctccctcctgggctccacGTGCCGGAAGGGAAGGCAGGCGAGGCGAGGCGGAGGGAGAGAGAGCTGACCCAGAGGGAAGCAGCCTCGGCCCTTTATAGCCCCGACTGCAGGCCCCACCCAGCCCCCGCCcctggaggaaggagggagggaaggagaggaggagaaaaagt
Encoded proteins:
- the CEBPD gene encoding CCAAT/enhancer-binding protein delta — its product is MSCSSFSASAALASLDALEPSLPCFRTWSLEPANFYEAPGLESAAGLSPSCKAVAAAAVEDGAGVGLSSSSSTPASNSSGSRDLAELSAAAPSMYEEESAIDFSAYIDSMAAAAGSASGPGVSSVPTLELCHDELFLDLFNSSHKGGLGEYLELPPPPSSSSLASLLHSGFPPRSSTSAVKQEPDWEEEEEEASLLPSQIAACAQTVVSLPGQPTPPASPEPLQGSASPSSCSSRSSSSSSSSSSSLAGKAPRPSASSSSGKKCLDRFSPEYRQRRERNNIAVRKSRDKAKRRNQEMQQKLVELSSENERLHKKVEQLSRDLGHLRHYFKQVPPGAFLPGALPAPGR